Within the Erigeron canadensis isolate Cc75 chromosome 6, C_canadensis_v1, whole genome shotgun sequence genome, the region ATTAATTAGTAATAAAACCTCACAGTGATGTGTGGTGTGTAAATATTCTCCCTTTTGTTTAAACAAAATgaccttaaattattttttttttgcaagatcCTCATCCTATGCAATCAAGGCCAACTTCCTAACTTCAATAGTagtaacaaataataaaaccaACAACACACATTCAattcaataacaataataagtaCGGAGTAATATACAAAACTAAGTTGAAGATGACATACCCAATGGGAAGACGGCCTTTGGGATCACCAGACGAATAACCGGTGAAATAGAAAAACCGAGCAACAGTATACCCTATCCCCAAAACCGCACATATAACCGGATATTTAAGCCCTCCTATGATCaacaaagtaaagaaaatgggCAATGACTCTAGTGTATTCTGATGTCCCCTctacacaaacaaaacaaacaaactcACTTCCTCTAATATTACCTTTTTACTATacaaatcaaaattatatatatttacttatcaAACAATAAcagaaaaaaaatgaacaaaaccTGAATACAGTTAAAGATTTTGTAATCCTTAGTATCAGCTTCAGTAGCATAAAGTGCTGGATATGCAACCTTGTaccttttattaatttatacaaaacaaaaaagaaaacacaaaattgttacaatgtttgtttgttttaatactaaaaaatataatataaatgataatataataAAGGGTAAATTGAAAATTACTTCTTGCGAGCTTTGCCGACTTGAATCTGCATATAGATATTGAGAAAGCAGTAAGCGATGAGAGTGAGGATTACGTATCCGTACTCTTTTGGTAGAAGGTCAACTATTCCGGCCATATTTTCCGGCAATGATCTGAAAATGTGTTGGTAGGTTTGTTCGATAAGATTCTGGGGAGTGGATGGAGGagtgtatgtatttatatatatatttctttgttAACATGCTTTTGGATTGATGTATGTTAAATATTCCCTACAGTTTTGGTTGGTATTCAATTTTGTCACAAAAAATGTAAActacatatatttttgtttttctcaaaCCCATTTAAGTCATTAAAACTTACAAAATGCATTCTActctatcatttttatttttttatttattttagtcttttaaaCAATGAGTTAGTAATTCGTCGTTAGTAGTTAGTGGTTAGCATTCAAGACACCACAGTAAAATTTAATTGGGCAGTATATGGAGCTCGAATCACGTATGTTTGAGATAAAACctgcgcgtttggttcacagaatgtttttgaaaagaatggaatctttcgaatgaattggaatctgaaggattgaaatttgacggaatgtttttgattttttgagaatttaaGTAACAGAAAGAATGAAATTTCATCCTCCATCCTCATGGAatagagattccatcaaatgatggaatgtttacttTCCTACGGTTGGAGATTCctccttctttgaacaaccaaacgcactaaggaatgaatttcaattccaattccatcagattccatcaaattccgtGAAACAAACACGACCTAAAACTCTTGAAAACTCCCTCTAATGActcactcctacaaatgtatgCAGAAACTAAGATTCAAACCCTAATAAATTTTTCCAAAGTCTAAGACCATACCAGTGGATCACCAACCTATTGGCTTATACTCTATCATTTATTCtacttgttcatatttaaccctaaatttttttaaagttacattAAAGAAAGTTTATTTTATGTGCCAAATATCTATATTGAACCAAGATATTACATTTAAAAACATACAGTATATAGAAGATGATATTACGTTTAAATCACAATAGTCAATTTGTTATATACAAAGACTTATactacatagatatatatatacaatagtcAATTTGTTATAAAGATACTTTACTTTAATTCAAACTTATATGAAGTATATATGGttttttgtcaaatttttaAAGCATTCGTGATTGCTTTATGACCA harbors:
- the LOC122604866 gene encoding microsomal glutathione S-transferase 3-like yields the protein MAGIVDLLPKEYGYVILTLIAYCFLNIYMQIQVGKARKKYKVAYPALYATEADTKDYKIFNCIQRGHQNTLESLPIFFTLLIIGGLKYPVICAVLGIGYTVARFFYFTGYSSGDPKGRLPIGGLNSVALLGLMMVNILFGVSLLRA